From a single Brassica napus cultivar Da-Ae chromosome C9, Da-Ae, whole genome shotgun sequence genomic region:
- the LOC106369910 gene encoding trafficking protein particle complex subunit 8-like isoform X2, translating into MVEPVNSSLGKMLLEEVSPVVMVLCTPLVEETFLKNGLSFVETLKPFCNFSNIDVPVRTSGDQLYRLKKFTLRLFNAADIRQPNVEVAKQRLEHVITQAGEKVFHDLESDPPQITDILSNSESEIAPTWFQYYNKELIRTLSFSDHEAFDHPVACLLVVSSKDEDPLNKFVDLFNTNRLPSLLNDGVMDPKILKHFLLVHDNQDATTERTSKVLSEMRSTFGNNECNLLCTNSSKEGNVEHQANPWASFKSSVPAEKLGCALTGDDIGEIKELMQEFASRHIIPYMEQKVRDLNQQISATRKGLRNQIKNLWWRKGKDDIPDSTKGSIYTFSSTESQIRILGDYAFMLHDYELALSSYRLISTDYKLDKAWKHYAGVQEMMGLAYFISDQSIKEAEYCMENASSTYMKLGKSGFQNATRCGLWWAEMLKARDQYKEAASVYFRICGEEPLHAAVMLEQASYCFVLTKPAMLHKYGFHLVLSGDHYKICDQVNHAIRTYRSAISVYESTTWSHIKDHVYFHIGQWYAIVGMNDVAVRNMLRVLDCGNQSKSTQEIFLRDFFDIVKKTGMKHEVVGLRLPIISMSSLQVIYEDHRTYASQASALVEESIWQSLEDDIIPSLNSGKSNWLELQSKLLPKKYKESNVCVVGESVKLDMEFRNPLLISTSVTSVSLICELTENSDDLKLVEKETSSLSLGTEHNQVTTSGFSSFTLSEVDFTLGGGEKKLVRLTVTPSEEGILKIVGVRWELSGSIVGVHYFQSVPTKAKTNKAKRKNKLTPTDALKFLVIKSLPRLEGSVDHLPDKLYAGDLRYLVLELKNNSESPIKNLKMKISHPRFVNPESHEEELTPGFPDCLKKGPEQNTVQRETSRTSVFAFPKDVSLQGDRSLRWPLWLRAAIPGTISLYFTIYYEMENVSSIMKYRTLRMHYSLQVLPSLETSFEITPSPSRLQEFLVRMDIVNRANSDSFEIHQLSTVGCRWGISLLQPVDTILPSKSILPGQGLSCFFMIKDCRKPGTEEEKTTSILPSQTDIKLITQDDDEKLFDIVNSPLASFHESERSCHGTSDQLSPNTVDFILISRLAKSSNPSAEQDLPKILSHHSCHNRIRSSIPLSWSLDGPKTMYHDFSTSFCEIKLKMVIRNTSDGFLSVSINTIDGLPDAAAPTPSSGNLSGWRYVPAITEEMKLTSDVMGSRLGKPPPSMESSPPFIWSGSSSTKVQIQPLSRTEIPLQISVFSPGVYNLCSYTLTWELSEHENALSSTSSGICQGYPCYLTVLQSE; encoded by the exons ATGGTGGAGCCGGTGAACTCTTCGCTTGGGAAAATGCTATTGGAGGAGGTTAGTCCTGTAGTCATGGTTCTCTGCACGCCTCTCGTTGAAGAGACTTTCCTCAAGAATGGACTATCCTTTGTGGAAACGCTCAAGCCGTTCTGCAACTTCAGTAACATCGATG TTCCTGTTCGGACCTCAGGCGATCAGCTTTATCGGCTAAAGAAATTTACGCTGAGATTGTTTAATGCAGCTGATATCAGACAACCAAACGTAGAG GTTGCAAAGCAACGGCTAGAACATGTTATTACTCAAGCTGGGGAGAAGGTTTTTCACGATTTGGAATCTGATCCTCCTCAAATTACTGATATACTCTCTA ATTCAGAGTCTGAAATTGCACCCACATGGTTTCAGTATTACAATAAAGAACTTATCCGCACCTTGTCATTTTCAGACCATGAAGCTTTTGATCATCCTGTGGCTT GTCTCTTGGTCGTTTCATCAAAAGACGAAGAccctttaaataaatttgtagatCTTTTCAACACCAATAGATTACCTTCTCTGCTTAATGATGGTGTAATGGACCCAAAGATTTTGAAGCATTTCCTATTGGTGCATGACAATCAAGATGCAACAACAGAGAG AACGTCTAAAGTTCTGTCTGAGATGAGAAGTACATTTGGAAACAATGAATGCAACTTACTTTGCACTAATTCATCTAAAGAGGGGAACGTAGAACACCAGGCTAATCCATGGGCTTCATTT AAATCAAGTGTCCCGGCTGAAAAACTTGGATGTGCTCTTACTGGCGACGATATTGGGGAG ATCAAAGAGCTGATGCAAGAGTTTGCTTCCAGGCATATAATTCCGTACATGGAGCAGAAAGTCCGAGATCTTAATCAACAG ATTTCTGCAACAAGGAAAGGACTCAGAAACCAGATAAAGAACTTGTGgtggagaaaaggaaaagacGATATTCCGGATTCAACCAAAGGTTCTAT CTATACCTTTAGCTCCACCGAATCTCAAATCAGAATTTTGGGTGACTACGCCTTCATGTTGCATGACTATGAACTTGCATTGTCTAGCTATCGCTTAATATCAACTGATTACAAGCTCGATAAAGCTTGGAAGCACTATGCCGGTGTCCAG GAAATGATGGGACTCGCATATTTCATCTCAGACCAGTCAATAAAGGAAGCTGAGTACTGCATGGAAAATGCATCCAGCACTTATATG AAACTTGGGAAGTCTGGCTTTCAAAATGCTACGAGATGTGGGCTCTGGTGGGCAGAGATGCTAAAGGCTAGAGACCAGTATAAAGAAGCGGCTTCTGTTTACTTCCGCATATGTGGAGAG GAACCATTGCACGCTGCTGTTATGTTAGAGCAAGCTTCTTACTGCTTCGTGTTAACTAAGCCAGCGATGCTACACAAGTATGGATTTCATCTAGTTCTCTCAGGAGACCACTATAAAATCTGTGATCAG GTTAACCATGCAATTCGTACATATAGAAGCGCGATCTCTGTTTATGAATCAACTACTTGGAGCCATATCAAAGACCATGTTTACTTTCATATTGGACA GTGGTATGCAATTGTCGGGATGAATGATGTTGCAGTTAGAAACATGCTCAGAGTACTGGACTGTGGAAACCAGTCCAAGTCTACCCAAGAGATTTTTCTCAGAGACTTTTTCGACATAGTTAAG AAAACTGGGATGAAGCATGAAGTGGTGGGACTTCGACTACCAATTATTAGCATGTCGTCTCttcaagttatatatgaagaccATCGCACTTATGCATCTCAAGCTTCT GCTCTTGTAGAAGAGAGCATCTGGCAATCATTGGAGGATGATATCATTCCATCGTTGAATTCTGGCAAGTCAAACTGGCTGGAGTTACAGTCAAAGCTACTGCCTAAGAAATACAAGGAATCAAATGTTTGTGTCGTTGGAG AGTCAGTGAAATTGGATATGGAGTTTAGGAATCCACTGCTAATCTCTACTTCCGTTACAAGCGTCTCTCTCATCTGTGAACTTACCGAAAATTCTGATGACTTAAAATTGG TAGAAAAAGAGACAAGTAGCTTAAGCTTGGGGACCGAACACAATCA GGTTACAACCTCTGGTTTCTCTTCTTTCACCTTGTCTGAAGTGGACTTCACATTAGGCGGAGGCGAGAAAAAGTTG GTGAGGCTCACGGTCACCCCCAGTGAAGAAGGTATCCTCAAAATTGTCGGTGTAAGGTGGGAGTTGTCTGGCTCCATTGTAGGCGTGCATTACTTCCAATCTGTGCCTACAAAGGCAAAAACTAACAAggcaaaaaggaaaaacaaacttACTCCCACTGATGCCTTGAAATTTTTAGTCATCAAG AGTCTACCCAGGCTTGAGGGTTCAGTTGATCATCTGCCTGACAAATTGTATGCTGGAGATCTTCGTTATCTTGTTTTAGAGTTAAAAAATAATTCAGAATCTCCAATAAAG AATCTTAAAATGAAGATTAGCCATCCAAGATTTGTAAATCCTGAAAGTCATGAAGAAGAGCTGACACCCGGATTTCCAGATTGCTTAAAGAAGGGCCCTGAACAAAATACTGTCCAGCGTGAAACAAGTAGAACTAGTGTATTTGCATTTCCAAAG GATGTATCACTACAAGGAGACCGATCTTTGAGGTGGCCTCTTTGGCTTCGAGCTGCCATCCCTGGAACGATATCTTTGTATTTCACAATATACTATGAGATGGAAAATGTATCAAGCATCATGAAATATCGCACCCTAAGGATGCATTATAGTTTACAG gttttaCCATCTCTAGAGACCTCGTTTGAAATCACCCCCTCTCCATCAAGATTGCAAGAATTTCTTGTGCGTATGGATATCGTGAACCGTGCGAATTCAGATTCTTTCGAAATTCATCAGTTGTCAACAGTTGGGTGTCGGTGGGGTATCTCGTTGCTTCAGCCTGTTGATACAATCTTGCCTTCCAAGTCTATACTCCCTGGGCAAGGTTTATCATGTTTCTTCATGATTAAG GATTGCAGAAAACCCGGGACTGAAGAAGAGAAAACCACGTCTATTCTTCCCAGCCAAACCGACATAAAACTGATTACTCAGGATGACGATGAAAAGCTTTTTGATATTGTTAACTCACCTTTAGCAAGCTTCCATGAAAGTGAAAGGTCATGTCACGGAACCTCAGATCAG TTAAGTCCGAATACCGTTGACTTCATTCTCATCTCGCGCCTAGCAAAATCTAGCAATCCATCAGCAGAGCAAGATTTACCGAAGATTCTGTCTCACCATTCATGTCACAATAG AATAAGGAGCTCAATCCCGCTCTCATGGTCACTAGACGGTCCGAAGACCATGTACCACGATTTCTCGACCTCCTTTTGTGAAATTAAACTAAAGATGGTAATCAGAAACACATCTGATGGATTTTTATCTGTGAGCATCAACACCATTGATGGCCTACCGGATGCAGCAGCACCAACTCCTTCCTCTGGAAACCTGTCCGGGTGGCGCTACGTACCAGCCATAACAGAGGAAATGAAACTAACTTCAGACGTCATGGGAAGCCGCCTGGGCAAACCACCACCTTCCATGGAAAGCTCGCCTCCTTTCATATGGTCAGGTTCAAGTTCCACAAAGGTCCAGATCCAGCCATTGTCCAGAACAGAGATCCCCCTGCAGATATCGGTTTTCTCTCCAGGTGTCTACAATCTATGTTCATATACACTTACATGGGAGCTTTCCGAACATGAAAACGCATTGTCATCAACATCATCAGGGATATGCCAAGGCTATCCTTGTTACCTTACTGTTCTTCAGTCTGAGTGA
- the LOC106369910 gene encoding trafficking protein particle complex subunit 8-like isoform X4 — protein sequence MVEPVNSSLGKMLLEEVSPVVMVLCTPLVEETFLKNGLSFVETLKPFCNFSNIDVPVRTSGDQLYRLKKFTLRLFNAADIRQPNVEVAKQRLEHVITQAGEKVFHDLESDPPQITDILSNSESEIAPTWFQYYNKELIRTLSFSDHEAFDHPVACLLVVSSKDEDPLNKFVDLFNTNRLPSLLNDGVMDPKILKHFLLVHDNQDATTERTSKVLSEMRSTFGNNECNLLCTNSSKEGNVEHQANPWASFKSSVPAEKLGCALTGDDIGEIKELMQEFASRHIIPYMEQKVRDLNQQISATRKGLRNQIKNLWWRKGKDDIPDSTKGSIYTFSSTESQIRILGDYAFMLHDYELALSSYRLISTDYKLDKAWKHYAGVQEMMGLAYFISDQSIKEAEYCMENASSTYMKLGKSGFQNATRCGLWWAEMLKARDQYKEAASVYFRICGEEPLHAAVMLEQASYCFVLTKPAMLHKYGFHLVLSGDHYKICDQVNHAIRTYRSAISVYESTTWSHIKDHVYFHIGQWYAIVGMNDVAVRNMLRVLDCGNQSKSTQEIFLRDFFDIVKKTGMKHEVVGLRLPIISMSSLQVIYEDHRTYASQASALVEESIWQSLEDDIIPSLNSGKSNWLELQSKLLPKKYKESNVCVVGESVKLDMEFRNPLLISTSVTSVSLICELTENSDDLKLEKETSSLSLGTEHNQVTTSGFSSFTLSEVDFTLGGGEKKLVRLTVTPSEEGILKIVGVRWELSGSIVGVHYFQSVPTKAKTNKAKRKNKLTPTDALKFLVIKSLPRLEGSVDHLPDKLYAGDLRYLVLELKNNSESPIKNLKMKISHPRFVNPESHEEELTPGFPDCLKKGPEQNTVQRETSRTSVFAFPKDVSLQGDRSLRWPLWLRAAIPGTISLYFTIYYEMENVSSIMKYRTLRMHYSLQVLPSLETSFEITPSPSRLQEFLVRMDIVNRANSDSFEIHQLSTVGCRWGISLLQPVDTILPSKSILPGQGLSCFFMIKDCRKPGTEEEKTTSILPSQTDIKLITQDDDEKLFDIVNSPLASFHESERSCHGTSDQLSPNTVDFILISRLAKSSNPSAEQDLPKILSHHSCHNRIRSSIPLSWSLDGPKTMYHDFSTSFCEIKLKMVIRNTSDGFLSVSINTIDGLPDAAAPTPSSGNLSGWRYVPAITEEMKLTSDVMGSRLGKPPPSMESSPPFIWSGSSSTKVQIQPLSRTEIPLQISVFSPGVYNLCSYTLTWELSEHENALSSTSSGICQGYPCYLTVLQSE from the exons ATGGTGGAGCCGGTGAACTCTTCGCTTGGGAAAATGCTATTGGAGGAGGTTAGTCCTGTAGTCATGGTTCTCTGCACGCCTCTCGTTGAAGAGACTTTCCTCAAGAATGGACTATCCTTTGTGGAAACGCTCAAGCCGTTCTGCAACTTCAGTAACATCGATG TTCCTGTTCGGACCTCAGGCGATCAGCTTTATCGGCTAAAGAAATTTACGCTGAGATTGTTTAATGCAGCTGATATCAGACAACCAAACGTAGAG GTTGCAAAGCAACGGCTAGAACATGTTATTACTCAAGCTGGGGAGAAGGTTTTTCACGATTTGGAATCTGATCCTCCTCAAATTACTGATATACTCTCTA ATTCAGAGTCTGAAATTGCACCCACATGGTTTCAGTATTACAATAAAGAACTTATCCGCACCTTGTCATTTTCAGACCATGAAGCTTTTGATCATCCTGTGGCTT GTCTCTTGGTCGTTTCATCAAAAGACGAAGAccctttaaataaatttgtagatCTTTTCAACACCAATAGATTACCTTCTCTGCTTAATGATGGTGTAATGGACCCAAAGATTTTGAAGCATTTCCTATTGGTGCATGACAATCAAGATGCAACAACAGAGAG AACGTCTAAAGTTCTGTCTGAGATGAGAAGTACATTTGGAAACAATGAATGCAACTTACTTTGCACTAATTCATCTAAAGAGGGGAACGTAGAACACCAGGCTAATCCATGGGCTTCATTT AAATCAAGTGTCCCGGCTGAAAAACTTGGATGTGCTCTTACTGGCGACGATATTGGGGAG ATCAAAGAGCTGATGCAAGAGTTTGCTTCCAGGCATATAATTCCGTACATGGAGCAGAAAGTCCGAGATCTTAATCAACAG ATTTCTGCAACAAGGAAAGGACTCAGAAACCAGATAAAGAACTTGTGgtggagaaaaggaaaagacGATATTCCGGATTCAACCAAAGGTTCTAT CTATACCTTTAGCTCCACCGAATCTCAAATCAGAATTTTGGGTGACTACGCCTTCATGTTGCATGACTATGAACTTGCATTGTCTAGCTATCGCTTAATATCAACTGATTACAAGCTCGATAAAGCTTGGAAGCACTATGCCGGTGTCCAG GAAATGATGGGACTCGCATATTTCATCTCAGACCAGTCAATAAAGGAAGCTGAGTACTGCATGGAAAATGCATCCAGCACTTATATG AAACTTGGGAAGTCTGGCTTTCAAAATGCTACGAGATGTGGGCTCTGGTGGGCAGAGATGCTAAAGGCTAGAGACCAGTATAAAGAAGCGGCTTCTGTTTACTTCCGCATATGTGGAGAG GAACCATTGCACGCTGCTGTTATGTTAGAGCAAGCTTCTTACTGCTTCGTGTTAACTAAGCCAGCGATGCTACACAAGTATGGATTTCATCTAGTTCTCTCAGGAGACCACTATAAAATCTGTGATCAG GTTAACCATGCAATTCGTACATATAGAAGCGCGATCTCTGTTTATGAATCAACTACTTGGAGCCATATCAAAGACCATGTTTACTTTCATATTGGACA GTGGTATGCAATTGTCGGGATGAATGATGTTGCAGTTAGAAACATGCTCAGAGTACTGGACTGTGGAAACCAGTCCAAGTCTACCCAAGAGATTTTTCTCAGAGACTTTTTCGACATAGTTAAG AAAACTGGGATGAAGCATGAAGTGGTGGGACTTCGACTACCAATTATTAGCATGTCGTCTCttcaagttatatatgaagaccATCGCACTTATGCATCTCAAGCTTCT GCTCTTGTAGAAGAGAGCATCTGGCAATCATTGGAGGATGATATCATTCCATCGTTGAATTCTGGCAAGTCAAACTGGCTGGAGTTACAGTCAAAGCTACTGCCTAAGAAATACAAGGAATCAAATGTTTGTGTCGTTGGAG AGTCAGTGAAATTGGATATGGAGTTTAGGAATCCACTGCTAATCTCTACTTCCGTTACAAGCGTCTCTCTCATCTGTGAACTTACCGAAAATTCTGATGACTTAAAATTGG AAAAAGAGACAAGTAGCTTAAGCTTGGGGACCGAACACAATCA GGTTACAACCTCTGGTTTCTCTTCTTTCACCTTGTCTGAAGTGGACTTCACATTAGGCGGAGGCGAGAAAAAGTTG GTGAGGCTCACGGTCACCCCCAGTGAAGAAGGTATCCTCAAAATTGTCGGTGTAAGGTGGGAGTTGTCTGGCTCCATTGTAGGCGTGCATTACTTCCAATCTGTGCCTACAAAGGCAAAAACTAACAAggcaaaaaggaaaaacaaacttACTCCCACTGATGCCTTGAAATTTTTAGTCATCAAG AGTCTACCCAGGCTTGAGGGTTCAGTTGATCATCTGCCTGACAAATTGTATGCTGGAGATCTTCGTTATCTTGTTTTAGAGTTAAAAAATAATTCAGAATCTCCAATAAAG AATCTTAAAATGAAGATTAGCCATCCAAGATTTGTAAATCCTGAAAGTCATGAAGAAGAGCTGACACCCGGATTTCCAGATTGCTTAAAGAAGGGCCCTGAACAAAATACTGTCCAGCGTGAAACAAGTAGAACTAGTGTATTTGCATTTCCAAAG GATGTATCACTACAAGGAGACCGATCTTTGAGGTGGCCTCTTTGGCTTCGAGCTGCCATCCCTGGAACGATATCTTTGTATTTCACAATATACTATGAGATGGAAAATGTATCAAGCATCATGAAATATCGCACCCTAAGGATGCATTATAGTTTACAG gttttaCCATCTCTAGAGACCTCGTTTGAAATCACCCCCTCTCCATCAAGATTGCAAGAATTTCTTGTGCGTATGGATATCGTGAACCGTGCGAATTCAGATTCTTTCGAAATTCATCAGTTGTCAACAGTTGGGTGTCGGTGGGGTATCTCGTTGCTTCAGCCTGTTGATACAATCTTGCCTTCCAAGTCTATACTCCCTGGGCAAGGTTTATCATGTTTCTTCATGATTAAG GATTGCAGAAAACCCGGGACTGAAGAAGAGAAAACCACGTCTATTCTTCCCAGCCAAACCGACATAAAACTGATTACTCAGGATGACGATGAAAAGCTTTTTGATATTGTTAACTCACCTTTAGCAAGCTTCCATGAAAGTGAAAGGTCATGTCACGGAACCTCAGATCAG TTAAGTCCGAATACCGTTGACTTCATTCTCATCTCGCGCCTAGCAAAATCTAGCAATCCATCAGCAGAGCAAGATTTACCGAAGATTCTGTCTCACCATTCATGTCACAATAG AATAAGGAGCTCAATCCCGCTCTCATGGTCACTAGACGGTCCGAAGACCATGTACCACGATTTCTCGACCTCCTTTTGTGAAATTAAACTAAAGATGGTAATCAGAAACACATCTGATGGATTTTTATCTGTGAGCATCAACACCATTGATGGCCTACCGGATGCAGCAGCACCAACTCCTTCCTCTGGAAACCTGTCCGGGTGGCGCTACGTACCAGCCATAACAGAGGAAATGAAACTAACTTCAGACGTCATGGGAAGCCGCCTGGGCAAACCACCACCTTCCATGGAAAGCTCGCCTCCTTTCATATGGTCAGGTTCAAGTTCCACAAAGGTCCAGATCCAGCCATTGTCCAGAACAGAGATCCCCCTGCAGATATCGGTTTTCTCTCCAGGTGTCTACAATCTATGTTCATATACACTTACATGGGAGCTTTCCGAACATGAAAACGCATTGTCATCAACATCATCAGGGATATGCCAAGGCTATCCTTGTTACCTTACTGTTCTTCAGTCTGAGTGA